Within Paenibacillus sp. RUD330, the genomic segment GCTCAATGTATCGGCTCCGAGCTCGCTGCCGATTCTCGAAGGCTGCTTCGCGCTGTACAAGGAAGACGGCTTCAAGAAAGTCTCTCTCCTGCTCGCCAAAAATCCGGTGCTCAAAATGCAGCTCGGACGCGTCGCGCGCGGAGTCGGCCTGGAAAACTGCGAAATCACCGAAGTCTAATTCCGATCCAGAGGAGGCAAAGCCAATGACAGCCGTCCGAATCCGCAGTCTGGAGATCTATCATCCTTCCCATGAAGTGGACAATGAGTACTATATCGAGCGCTTCCGCCAGTCCGGCGTCGAAGTGTCGGGCTTGCTGAAGGCGCTTGGCCGCGACAAGCGTTTTGTCATCGACAGCCCGGACGAGAATACGTACACGATGGCGCTGGAGGCATCCCGCAAGGCGCTGGCCGCCGCCGGATGCGCGGCCGAGGACCTCGATCTCATCCTCTTCTCCTCCCAGACGCCGGAGTATCTGCTTCCGAGCAACGCCCTCAAGCTCCATAGCGGACTTGGCGGCAACAAGCAGACGATGTGTTACGACATCAACGCGAACTGCGCAGGCATGCTGGTGGCGGTCGAGCAGGCAAGCCGCACGATGCTGAGCAATCCCCGCATCAAGCGGGCGCTCGTCGTCGGAGCGGATCATTTCTCCGTCCACAGCCCGCAGGAGCCGGTATACCATTCCAACTTCGCCGATTCCGCGGCTGCCGTCATCCTGGAAGCGCAGGAGGGAAGCGGCGGCTTCATCGATTCGCTCTATCAGACGGACACGGCGGTCATCGACAATTCCCTGTTCCCTGCTGGCGGACTGTCGAACCTGTACCGTGGAGAAGCTGCCGAGGCTCAGGTCAGATTCACTCCGTTCGACGACTCCGTATGCGTCGATTCCGCGGTGGATACGCTGCGCGAGCTGATGGACAGCAACGGCATCCGGAGTTCGGAGGTCGGCGCCTACCTGTTCTCCCAATTTTCCGTCGGCAACGTGAAGCTGGTCTCGGAGCGGCTCGGCATCGACGGCTCCAAGGTCGCTTATGTCGGGGACAAGTACGGTTATACCGCCAGCAACAGCCCGTTCCTTGCCCTGCATGACGCTTTGCGGGACGGCAAGGTCAAGCGCGGCGACTATCTGGTGTTCTGGACGGTCGGCGCAGGATGGCAGAACGTGGCCATGCTGATGGAATACTGATTCGTTATTCTTGTTTTGAAAAGCTGTCTCCTTGCCGAAAGGCAGGGGGACGGCTTTTTTGAATTTTTCTTATAAATAGGAAGTAGTATTTTTTTACTATTTCCATGAACGAAAAAGATTGATAGCATAAAATGGATTTGAATTCCAAATAAAAGAAATGAGAACCTAAATCAATCCGAGAGGCCGCTCAAGACCTGCAGACGTCCAAAGGTGTCCAAAATATCTCGGAGGACGCAAAAAACGTCGTTCTCGATAAGACAGCCGGTCTATGTTTTTGAAGGAACCTACGACTATGAAGGAAAGAAATCAAGCTTTTCCGGAGTAGTCCCGGCAGTCAGCAGCGGTTCAGTCAAAGCCATGGATACAGACGTTCCGCCAGCTGCAAGTTATCAGGAAAAAGAGGGGAAATAAGGTTTGATGATGAAGACGGCACCTCTGAAGGGGGAAACGGAATTCCAGCGGCGGTCACCTTTTTTTGCACAGGAGGATGAAACTTGAACTTAAATTGGAAGTCAGGCATAGCAGGGGCAGTTGTGGTCCTGCTTGCTGCCGCCGCGTTATGGCGCTTGAACCCATGGCAATCGACGCTGCCTGCCCGTATCTTGGTTCCGCTGCCGGGCGTTTCGGAGAACGGGAAGGTCAAGTGGACGTACGAAGAAAACAAAACCTCTGCTGCAATCGATTCCCTCGTGCTCGTTGAAGACGAGCGGAATAAGCGCTACCAGCCCGGTGATGAAATTAAGCTGATGAATACCGTTTTTGTGCTGAAGGAAATCAAAAAGGTTAACGGAGACGAGTATGCGGCTGAGCTCATTCTCAAGAAGTAGCGCAGACGGAGGCCGAGGGAAGCGGCAGCGCATGCTTCAGGGC encodes:
- a CDS encoding 3-oxoacyl-[acyl-carrier-protein] synthase III C-terminal domain-containing protein, producing MTAVRIRSLEIYHPSHEVDNEYYIERFRQSGVEVSGLLKALGRDKRFVIDSPDENTYTMALEASRKALAAAGCAAEDLDLILFSSQTPEYLLPSNALKLHSGLGGNKQTMCYDINANCAGMLVAVEQASRTMLSNPRIKRALVVGADHFSVHSPQEPVYHSNFADSAAAVILEAQEGSGGFIDSLYQTDTAVIDNSLFPAGGLSNLYRGEAAEAQVRFTPFDDSVCVDSAVDTLRELMDSNGIRSSEVGAYLFSQFSVGNVKLVSERLGIDGSKVAYVGDKYGYTASNSPFLALHDALRDGKVKRGDYLVFWTVGAGWQNVAMLMEY